Proteins from a genomic interval of Equus quagga isolate Etosha38 chromosome 13, UCLA_HA_Equagga_1.0, whole genome shotgun sequence:
- the S100A3 gene encoding protein S100-A3 translates to MARPLEQAVAAIVCTFREYAGRCGDKHKLCQAELKELLQKELPTWTPTEFRECDYNKFMSVLDTNKDCEVDFVEYVRSLACLCTYCHDYFKDGPPEPPCPQ, encoded by the exons ATGGCCAGGCCTCTGGAGCAGGCGGTGGCTGCCATCGTGTGCACCTTCCGGGAGTATGCGGGGCGCTGCGGGGACAAGCACAAGCTCTGCCAGGCAGAGCTCAAGGAGCTGCTACAGAAGGAGCTGCCCACTTGGACCCCG ACGGAGTTCCGGGAGTGTGACTACAATAAATTCATGAGTGTTCTGGACACCAACAAGGACTGTGAGGTGGACTTTGTGGAATACGTGCGCTCGCTCGCCTGCCTCTGCACCTACTGCCACGACTACTTCAAGGACGGTCCCCCAGAGCCCCCCTGCCCCCAGTAG
- the S100A4 gene encoding protein S100-A4, with the protein MAYPLEKALDVMVSTFHKYSGKEGDKFKLNKSELKELLTRELPSFLGKRTDEAAFQKLMSNLDSNKDNEVDFQEYCVFLSCIAMMCNEFFEGFPDKQPRKK; encoded by the exons ATGGCGTACCCCCTGGAGAAGGCCCTGGATGTGATGGTATCCACCTTCCACAAGTACTCCGGCAAGGAGGGTGACAAGTTCAAGCTCAACAAGTCAGAGCTAAAGGAGCTGCTGACCCGGGAGCTGCCCAGCTTTTTGGGG AAAAGGACAGATGAAGCTGCATTCCAGAAGCTGATGAGCAACTTGGACAGCAACAAGGACAACGAGGTGGATTTCCAGGAGTACTGTGTCTTCCTGTCCTGCATCGCCATGATGTGCAACGAGTTCTTCGAAGGCTTCCCCGATAAGCAGCCCCGGAAGAAATGA
- the S100A5 gene encoding protein S100-A5 gives METPLEKALTTMVTTFHKYSGREGSKLTLSRKELKELIKKELCLGERKESSIDDLMKSLDKNSDQEIDFKEYSVFLTTLCTAYNDFFLEDNK, from the exons ATGGAGACTCCTCTTGAGAAGGCCCTGACCACTATGGTCACGACTTTCCACAAATATTCGGGGAGAGAGGGCAGCAAACTGACCCTTAGTAGGAAGGAACTAAAGGAGCTGATCAAGAAGGAGCTGTGTCTTGGTGAG aggaaggagagcagtATCGATGACCTGATGAAGAGCCTGGACAAAAACAGCGACCAGGAGATTGACTTCAAGGAGTACTCAGTGTTCCTGACCACGCTGTGCACGGCCTATAACGACTTCTTCTTGGAGGACAACAAGTGA
- the S100A6 gene encoding protein S100-A6, with the protein MACPLDQAISLLVAIFHKYSSREGDKNTLSKGELKELIQKELTIGAELEDSEIAKLLDDLDQNKDQVVNFQEYVTFLGALAMIYNEVLKACS; encoded by the exons ATGGCGTGCCCCCTGGATCAGGCCATCAGCCTCCTCGTGGCTATCTTCCACAAGTACTCCAGCAGGGAGGGCGACAAGAACACCTTGAGCAAGGGTGAGCTGAAGGAGCTGATCCAGAAGGAGCTCACCATTGGCGCT GAGCTGGAGGACTCGGAAATTGCAAAGCTGTTGGATGACCTGGACCAGAACAAGGACCAGGTGGTGAACTTCCAGGAATATGTCACCTTCCTTGGGGCTTTGGCTATGATATACAATGAAGTCCTCAAGGCCTGCAGTTAA